From Halosolutus amylolyticus, a single genomic window includes:
- a CDS encoding branched-chain amino acid ABC transporter permease: protein MSETQYGRLDRARLRYRRFRQQWYSTPIVLTAIFGALLVLPLTLNLYAFGFSLGTWISVHMLIITLVWATTGQAWNMMSGYTGQFSFGHAAFFGLGAYGTILLLNVVGLNPWLGMLVGAVAAGLYGLVIGVLCFRYDLRGHYFALATLAFAELIRYTFNTVPQLGGASGFYKPLPRTYADGFGLAAFQFEGVLPYYYVILAFLIVVTVVSLVIKQSRLGLYLFAIRENENAAAAVGIPTYRYKLLGTTVSAFFTAWAGAFWAMYFDTIRPETVYDILVNVEVLLPAIVGGIGTVIGPIVGAFIVIPLSEVARILVDLSGFDRIIYGVLLIGIVLYSPKGAVSWPGRFFEVLERNGLYENAIDDGAETDE, encoded by the coding sequence ATGAGTGAGACCCAGTACGGTCGTCTCGATCGCGCTCGATTGCGGTATCGCCGGTTCCGCCAGCAGTGGTATTCCACGCCGATCGTACTGACGGCGATCTTCGGCGCCCTGCTCGTCTTGCCGTTGACGCTGAACCTGTACGCGTTCGGCTTCAGTCTCGGGACCTGGATCAGCGTCCACATGCTGATCATCACGCTAGTCTGGGCGACGACCGGCCAGGCGTGGAACATGATGTCCGGCTACACCGGCCAGTTCTCGTTCGGGCACGCCGCGTTCTTCGGCCTCGGCGCCTACGGGACGATCCTGTTGCTGAACGTCGTCGGGCTGAACCCGTGGCTCGGGATGCTGGTCGGCGCAGTCGCCGCCGGGCTCTACGGACTGGTGATCGGCGTGCTCTGTTTCCGCTACGATCTCCGCGGGCACTACTTCGCGCTGGCCACGCTCGCGTTCGCGGAACTGATCCGGTATACGTTCAACACGGTTCCGCAGCTGGGCGGGGCGAGCGGCTTCTACAAGCCGCTCCCGCGAACGTACGCGGACGGGTTCGGGCTCGCCGCGTTCCAGTTCGAGGGCGTGCTCCCGTACTACTACGTCATCCTGGCGTTCCTGATCGTCGTGACCGTCGTCTCGCTCGTCATCAAACAGTCCCGACTCGGACTGTACCTGTTCGCCATCCGCGAGAACGAGAACGCCGCCGCTGCCGTCGGCATCCCGACGTACCGGTACAAGCTGCTGGGAACCACGGTGAGTGCCTTTTTCACCGCCTGGGCCGGCGCGTTCTGGGCCATGTACTTCGATACGATCCGGCCGGAGACCGTCTACGACATCCTCGTCAACGTCGAGGTCCTGTTGCCGGCGATCGTCGGCGGTATCGGCACCGTCATCGGGCCGATCGTCGGCGCGTTCATCGTCATCCCGCTGAGCGAGGTCGCCCGCATCCTCGTCGACCTCTCCGGGTTCGACCGCATCATCTACGGCGTATTGCTGATCGGGATCGTCCTCTACAGTCCGAAAGGTGCGGTCTCCTGGCCGGGACGGTTCTTCGAGGTGCTCGAACGAAACGGGCTGTACGAGAACGCAATCGACGACGGGGCCGAAACCGACGAATGA
- a CDS encoding MmgE/PrpD family protein: MTRADALSSFVATLSFEDLPAPVRDRVGLVVADTVGAIVGGAPTDPVRTLREQYVDRDSGPASVLGTTATLPRSQAAMLNGIAGTVLELDEGHKRAAGHPAIHVLPAVLAVAEADDGSVADLTTAFVAGYETAVRVARACQPLADGYHPHGVWGVVGATAAIANYEGLDDETVANALAIAANHAQQTRFEAALEGATVRDTYAGMVAPDAMRAVDQARAGFTGIENGVRTHLEHVAAEPIDDVPTDALGDRWEVLDGYFKVHAACRYTHPALDAIDDLSIESSIDADDVDRVTVETYPAAATLSDPEPTSRLAAKFSIPFAVASRIVHGHARKAAFEPAAFEESVYDLAGRVAVESTPEFADAVPESRGARVTIDLDDATRSATVRHARGGAQRPFDEARLREKFHALVDPVLGRSDAEEAWTTLRTLSPTDVRSLCLSTRPDGAE, encoded by the coding sequence ATGACCCGGGCCGACGCGCTCTCGTCGTTCGTCGCCACGCTGTCGTTCGAGGACCTTCCAGCCCCCGTTCGCGACCGCGTCGGACTCGTCGTCGCCGACACCGTCGGCGCGATCGTCGGGGGCGCACCGACCGACCCGGTTCGGACGCTTCGGGAGCAGTACGTCGATCGCGATTCGGGACCCGCGTCCGTCCTCGGAACGACGGCGACGCTCCCGCGGTCCCAGGCCGCGATGCTCAACGGGATCGCCGGGACGGTCCTCGAACTCGACGAGGGGCACAAGCGGGCCGCCGGTCATCCGGCGATCCACGTCCTGCCGGCGGTCCTCGCCGTCGCCGAAGCCGACGATGGCTCCGTCGCGGACCTGACGACGGCGTTCGTCGCCGGCTACGAAACCGCCGTTCGCGTCGCGCGGGCGTGCCAGCCCCTGGCCGACGGCTACCACCCGCACGGAGTCTGGGGCGTCGTCGGTGCGACCGCGGCGATCGCGAACTACGAGGGTCTCGACGACGAGACGGTCGCGAACGCGCTCGCCATCGCGGCCAACCACGCCCAGCAGACGCGCTTCGAGGCCGCGCTCGAGGGTGCGACGGTCAGGGACACGTACGCCGGAATGGTCGCGCCCGACGCGATGCGGGCCGTCGACCAGGCGCGAGCCGGATTCACCGGAATCGAAAACGGGGTTCGGACGCACCTCGAGCACGTCGCGGCCGAGCCGATCGACGACGTTCCGACCGACGCACTCGGCGACCGGTGGGAAGTCCTCGACGGCTACTTCAAGGTTCACGCGGCGTGTCGGTACACGCACCCGGCACTGGACGCGATCGACGACCTCTCGATCGAGAGTTCGATCGACGCCGACGACGTGGACCGGGTGACCGTCGAAACCTATCCCGCCGCGGCCACGCTTTCGGATCCGGAACCGACGTCGCGACTCGCCGCGAAGTTCTCGATCCCGTTCGCGGTCGCGTCGCGAATCGTCCACGGTCACGCGAGGAAAGCGGCGTTCGAACCCGCGGCGTTCGAGGAGTCGGTGTACGATCTCGCGGGACGCGTCGCCGTCGAATCGACGCCGGAATTCGCCGACGCCGTCCCGGAGAGTCGGGGCGCGCGCGTGACGATCGATCTCGACGACGCGACGCGATCCGCGACGGTTCGTCACGCCCGCGGCGGCGCACAGCGCCCGTTCGACGAGGCGCGCCTCCGCGAGAAGTTCCACGCGCTCGTCGACCCCGTCCTTGGCCGATCGGACGCCGAGGAGGCGTGGACGACGCTCCGGACGCTGTCTCCGACCGACGTGCGATCGCTCTGTCTCTCGACGCGACCGGACGGGGCGGAGTGA
- a CDS encoding SIMPL domain-containing protein, with protein MDRRQFLAASSVGVATAMAGCAGSALSSDENQGTTTTDETEYEIAVSADGQVETDPDRATVSVGIEARGDTAEAVRDELATRSEPLREAFDDLGLPDENVEEGRYRVHPDRDREGTGDGFRGSRSFHLTIDDVDRVGEVVDAAIEAGADDVGRVNFTLQEETRDDLRNDALDDALDNADSEAEHVAANREVEITGTKSVTTSDVRIGSVRYAADDVAESADGAAPETSFDADPVTVSASVTVVYEFEP; from the coding sequence ATGGATCGACGACAGTTCCTCGCGGCATCGAGCGTCGGTGTCGCAACGGCGATGGCAGGCTGTGCCGGAAGCGCCCTCAGTAGCGACGAGAACCAGGGTACGACGACCACTGACGAGACCGAGTACGAGATTGCCGTCAGCGCCGACGGCCAGGTCGAAACCGATCCGGACAGGGCGACGGTCAGTGTCGGCATCGAAGCACGCGGCGACACGGCCGAGGCGGTCCGTGACGAACTGGCCACGCGATCAGAACCGCTCCGGGAGGCGTTCGACGACCTCGGCCTTCCCGACGAGAACGTCGAGGAAGGCCGGTATCGCGTCCACCCCGATCGGGACCGGGAGGGCACCGGGGACGGCTTCCGCGGGTCGCGATCGTTCCACCTCACGATCGACGACGTGGACCGCGTCGGCGAGGTCGTCGACGCGGCGATCGAGGCCGGTGCGGACGACGTCGGCCGCGTGAATTTCACTCTGCAGGAGGAGACGCGCGACGACCTGCGCAACGATGCACTCGACGACGCGCTCGACAACGCCGATAGCGAGGCCGAACACGTCGCTGCCAATCGCGAGGTCGAGATTACCGGTACGAAATCGGTCACGACGAGCGACGTGCGGATCGGCTCGGTCCGATACGCGGCGGACGACGTCGCGGAAAGCGCGGACGGCGCCGCGCCCGAGACGTCGTTCGACGCCGATCCGGTGACCGTGAGCGCGAGCGTGACGGTAGTGTACGAGTTCGAGCCCTGA
- a CDS encoding universal stress protein, with amino-acid sequence MPPDRLLLPVANPDTADRLLDTAIDVARDRALEILVLSVVTVPVQLSLEQARRELEIDDREALVDDVVGQARANGVDATGRIRFARNAATAICGVAEDDPVSTILLGWRGRPRRQDVILGSTIDAVLTDAPCDVLVERLDEGPAGVSSILAPVAGGPNTDLAAETAGSLAREREAHVELVTIVTDRDDDTVADARDLLASTESALGAVPSVERTVLSGPVVETIVDRTARHDVTVVGAAEGGFLRRVLVGSVPEAVARGADSTVIMARRNEPVSRALWRRARDRIRW; translated from the coding sequence ATGCCACCCGATCGCCTCTTGCTCCCCGTCGCGAACCCGGACACCGCCGATCGACTGCTCGACACGGCGATCGACGTCGCTCGCGATCGCGCGCTGGAGATCCTCGTGCTGTCGGTCGTCACCGTCCCGGTCCAGCTCTCGCTCGAACAGGCGCGCCGCGAACTCGAGATCGACGATCGCGAGGCGCTCGTCGACGACGTGGTCGGGCAGGCCCGGGCGAACGGCGTCGACGCGACGGGACGGATCAGGTTCGCCCGCAACGCGGCGACCGCGATCTGTGGCGTCGCCGAGGACGACCCCGTGTCGACGATCCTGCTCGGCTGGCGCGGCCGGCCGCGCCGACAGGACGTCATTCTCGGGAGCACGATCGACGCGGTGCTGACCGACGCGCCGTGTGACGTGCTCGTCGAGCGACTCGACGAGGGGCCGGCCGGGGTCTCGTCGATCCTCGCCCCCGTCGCCGGCGGGCCGAACACCGATCTCGCCGCCGAGACCGCTGGGTCGCTCGCGCGGGAACGCGAGGCTCACGTCGAACTGGTCACGATCGTCACGGACCGCGACGACGACACCGTCGCCGACGCACGGGACCTGCTCGCCAGCACGGAGTCGGCGCTGGGTGCCGTCCCGTCCGTCGAACGGACCGTTCTCTCGGGGCCGGTCGTCGAGACGATCGTCGATCGGACGGCGCGCCACGACGTGACCGTCGTCGGTGCCGCCGAGGGCGGCTTCCTCCGGCGCGTGCTCGTGGGTAGCGTCCCGGAAGCCGTCGCGCGCGGGGCCGACAGTACGGTCATCATGGCCAGGCGCAACGAACCCGTTTCCCGGGCGCTCTGGCGGCGGGCACGCGATCGGATCCGGTGGTGA
- a CDS encoding glycerophosphodiester phosphodiesterase: MSFSSRPDVSRRRLLAGMGAGVSGVAVWGLSPLIGSGSVTSDRPQIVGHRGAEGLAPPNTEAAIRRALEVGVDGVELDVRRTSDGELLLFHDPVLDWDSTGHGWIRNTPWDEIEGAQVDGEPLVTLDRALETIAPSDASIYLELKDGGYTDAVLETVAEHGLTDRTTIIAFDAPVLDPAQGAGVSTGLVGSVPTPWLAEDAAAAGADAAFTHYAPHGVPTFVDETRERGLTAGVWKLVDTKETIRDVLEHDLDVLVTNRPDFAFDVLQDA; encoded by the coding sequence ATGTCATTTTCCTCCCGGCCCGACGTCTCGCGGCGACGCCTGCTCGCCGGGATGGGTGCGGGAGTCTCGGGCGTCGCAGTCTGGGGACTGTCGCCGCTGATCGGGTCCGGATCGGTGACGTCCGATCGACCGCAGATCGTCGGCCACCGCGGGGCGGAGGGCCTCGCACCGCCGAACACGGAGGCCGCGATCCGGCGCGCACTCGAGGTCGGCGTCGACGGCGTCGAACTCGACGTGCGACGGACCAGCGACGGCGAACTGCTGTTGTTCCACGACCCCGTCCTCGACTGGGACTCGACGGGACACGGCTGGATCCGGAACACGCCCTGGGACGAGATCGAGGGTGCCCAGGTCGACGGCGAACCGCTCGTCACGCTCGATCGGGCGCTCGAAACGATCGCGCCCTCGGACGCGTCGATCTACCTGGAACTGAAAGACGGCGGCTACACCGATGCGGTCCTCGAGACCGTCGCGGAGCACGGCCTCACCGATCGGACCACGATCATCGCGTTCGACGCGCCGGTGCTCGACCCGGCACAGGGGGCCGGCGTTTCGACCGGACTGGTCGGCTCGGTGCCGACGCCGTGGCTCGCAGAGGACGCGGCGGCCGCCGGTGCGGACGCGGCGTTCACGCACTACGCCCCTCACGGCGTGCCGACCTTCGTCGACGAGACGCGGGAGCGGGGGCTCACCGCCGGCGTCTGGAAACTCGTCGACACGAAAGAGACTATCCGCGACGTGCTCGAACACGATCTCGACGTCCTCGTCACGAACCGGCCGGATTTCGCCTTCGACGTGCTCCAGGACGCCTGA
- a CDS encoding DUF6069 family protein, with amino-acid sequence MRITDTRYPVATSASNLVRRTTIGVVVAIAASLLVLGIVTLLGIDLGVSGPDSPFTAGPTIASIVFAGAGAAVAYAVLARVTARPTRNFVALAAVVFVAMLAPVLVVAPSMGVSTVGQAVLVIVHAAVAVPLVAVLIGAVRL; translated from the coding sequence ATGAGAATTACTGACACGAGATACCCGGTAGCAACGAGTGCGAGCAACCTCGTCCGTCGGACGACGATCGGCGTCGTTGTCGCCATCGCCGCGAGCCTGCTCGTTCTCGGGATCGTCACCCTTCTCGGCATCGACCTCGGCGTTTCCGGGCCGGACAGCCCGTTCACCGCCGGGCCGACGATCGCCAGTATCGTCTTCGCTGGCGCCGGGGCCGCGGTCGCCTACGCGGTACTGGCTCGCGTGACTGCCCGCCCAACCCGGAACTTCGTCGCACTCGCCGCCGTCGTCTTCGTTGCCATGCTGGCCCCGGTGCTCGTCGTTGCCCCCTCGATGGGGGTCTCGACGGTCGGACAGGCGGTGCTGGTGATCGTTCACGCCGCCGTCGCCGTGCCTCTCGTCGCCGTCCTGATCGGCGCGGTGCGTCTCTGA